Genomic window (Deltaproteobacteria bacterium):
GGACTTCCTGGACAGCGATCTGACCAATTTCAAGCAGTTGCATTATAAGTTAACCGCCGTCGATGCGGCCGGCAATGAAAGCGAAACGAGTTCCATGGTTCAGGGCATGGGGGTGCCAAAAGGGCCGACGCCGGTGAGAGGCGAACTCAAGGAAAACACCAGTTGGTACGCAGCGGCCAGCCCTTACATCATCGAGACACCCGTTATCGTGCCGGACAAGATGCGCCTGGTCATCGAAGCGGGTACGACCGTGGTCAGCAAAGGCGCCGGCATCCGGATCTACGGAGGACTGACGGCGAAAGGATCGGAAAAACGGATCATCGCGTTCACAACGGACGTACCCCTTGCGTGGGACGGGCTGTTGTTCGAAAATAAGGGTGCAAGTGAATTCGAGTTTTGCAGCGTACAGGGAGCGAAAATCGGGGCCCTGATCCGATCCGGGTCACTGGCTGTTCGCGACTCGGAGTTTACCGGATGCACGGTGGCCTTGAAGGTCGAAGGCACGCACTCCAAGCCCGTCATCGAACGCAACAAGATCATCAACAATATTGGGAACGCCGTAGAGGTCTCCTCCGGAGCGGAGCCTGTGCTCAATGGCAACCAGATATCGAACAACGGAGGAAAAGCACTGGATGTTGTGGCCGCCTCCCCGAAGTTGTCCAAAAACGAAATTATCCACAACAAGGGCGGAGGGCTCTTTTTCTTGAAGGCCGGTCCCATTATCCAAGAAAACGTTGTCCACGACAATGGGTCCGTTGATCTACTCAATCATCCGGGAAGCCAGACCATCGAAGCCGAGAGGAATTTCTGGGGTTCGAAATCCGGAGAAAAGATCATAGGACGCATCAGCGGCCGTGTGAATTTCAGCCCCGTACTGGATGCCGCACCACCCGACGGCAAGCCGCTCAAGTTGTCGATAATGGAGAGCAATCTCCAGGGGAACATCACGCAGGATTCGTATCTGATACTGAGCAAAAGCCCCTATTCCGTGACCGGGGAGGCCGTTGTTGACGGGGGAGCCGTTCTGTATATCGAACCGGGAGTGGTCCTGAAATACATGGCGCGGGAATCGGTGATCGAGGTGAAGGATGGAGGCGTTCATGCCCGAGGACGAGCGGACGCTCCCATACTGTTCGTGTCCGGAAGTTCTTCGCCGGGGCCGGGCGACTATGCTGCGGCGGTTCGCTTTCAGGAGATCAAGAAGAAAGGGCAGGGCGTCGGCGAGAGAATCGCGGATAAGGTCAAAAGCATTTTGGGCGACCAGGAAGAAAGCTTTTTTGCTTACTGCGTGTTCGCCCACGCCGACACGCCGTTGGACGTATACTATGGGAGGCCGGACATTACTTACAGTTTCATCGGATTCAACCGTCAGAGCGGCATCATTTGCCGCAACGATTCAAGGCCCAATATCGTGAGCAACACCTTGTACAACAACCTGGGAACAGCGGCTATCGAGTGTTACGGCATGACGAATCCCAGAATCAAGAATAACAATATCTTGGAGAACCCCTTTGCAGTGCAGAGTTTTTCCACCATAACGCTGGATGCTCGTTCGAACTGGTGGGGCGCCGCACCGCCCAATGCGAACCTGTTTCTGGGCAATCTGGAGTATCAGCCGTACTTGACGGAACCGAATCCCGAGGCTTTCAATTATAGCTTCAAGTAGACTTTCCATGGACCGAAGAGCATTTTTGCACAGGATGAGCCGATGGGGTTTGGCCGGGCTGGCGGGTATTGCCTATCCGGACACATTGGCTCGTCTGGTCTGGGCGGAGGATCCGTTCAGTATGGGGGAGCG
Coding sequences:
- a CDS encoding DUF799 family lipoprotein, with the protein product MVTCRKVILVSLPLILCLFCASCVVSTSQTGTMVVQKTEVLLSGEYQTTEAYEKRKPKTVAVLPFLNETGKEEAPEVVRRCFYNHFSSLPYLDMELFRVDSLLRSKGVTDPTNVQKMTPQQLGAILNVDAVIYGTITHYNRIYAVLVSDVAVGAILRMADTKTGEDLWTGKHVAHTPSGGIATTPVGLILTALSTAYNLRAINLYRTSDDLFREMVKAVPKPTLAEAEAPPNIIMLAQDGAFSIKKAGDVIKVAMEGDAGMRATFDIGDFKKGLFMKEVSPGNYVGEYRIVPGDNVKDALVTGHLLNEAGVAAEWIDALGNVNIDTTPPKPPAQLTESSRDKAVYLSWEPNSERDLAKYRVYRSDTPLTGYQLHKELENTDFLDSDLTNFKQLHYKLTAVDAAGNESETSSMVQGMGVPKGPTPVRGELKENTSWYAAASPYIIETPVIVPDKMRLVIEAGTTVVSKGAGIRIYGGLTAKGSEKRIIAFTTDVPLAWDGLLFENKGASEFEFCSVQGAKIGALIRSGSLAVRDSEFTGCTVALKVEGTHSKPVIERNKIINNIGNAVEVSSGAEPVLNGNQISNNGGKALDVVAASPKLSKNEIIHNKGGGLFFLKAGPIIQENVVHDNGSVDLLNHPGSQTIEAERNFWGSKSGEKIIGRISGRVNFSPVLDAAPPDGKPLKLSIMESNLQGNITQDSYLILSKSPYSVTGEAVVDGGAVLYIEPGVVLKYMARESVIEVKDGGVHARGRADAPILFVSGSSSPGPGDYAAAVRFQEIKKKGQGVGERIADKVKSILGDQEESFFAYCVFAHADTPLDVYYGRPDITYSFIGFNRQSGIICRNDSRPNIVSNTLYNNLGTAAIECYGMTNPRIKNNNILENPFAVQSFSTITLDARSNWWGAAPPNANLFLGNLEYQPYLTEPNPEAFNYSFK